In one Rutidosis leptorrhynchoides isolate AG116_Rl617_1_P2 chromosome 8, CSIRO_AGI_Rlap_v1, whole genome shotgun sequence genomic region, the following are encoded:
- the LOC139861191 gene encoding glutamine synthetase-like isoform X1 yields the protein MALLSDLINLDLSGSTDKIIAEYIWIGGSGMDVRSKARTLSGPVDDPKKLPKWNYDGSSTGQALGEDSEVILYPQAIFKDPFRRGNNILVMCDAYFPSGEPIPTNTRYAAAKIFSKPEVEKEVPWYGIEQEYTLLQKDVNWPLGWPLGGFPGPQGPYYCGIGADKAFGRDIVDAHYKACLYAGINISGINGEVMPGQWEFQVGPAVGISAGDELWVARYILERITEIAGVVVTFDPKPIPGDWNGAGAHTNYSTKSMREDGGYEVIKKAIEKLGKKHREHIAAYGDGNERRLTGRHETADINNFLWGVANRGASIRVGRETEKDGKGYFEDRRPSSNMDPYVVTSMIAETTLL from the exons ATGGCTCTACTTTCGGATCTTATCAACCTTGATCTTTCTGGTTCCACGGATAAAATTATTGCTGAATACATatg GATTGGTGGATCAGGCATGGATGTTAGAAGTAAAGCAAGA ACTCTTTCAGGACCAGTGGATGACCCTAAGAAGCTGCCAAAATGGAACTATGATGGCTCTTCAACAGGGCAAGCCCTTGGTGAGGACAGTGAAGTCATTCTATA CCCACAAGCCATATTTAAGGATCCATTCAGAAGGGGCAACAATATCTTG GTGATGTGCGATGCTTACTTTCCCTCCGGCGAGCCTATTCCCACTAACACGAGATATGCTGCTGCTAAAATCTTCAGTAAACCAGAAGTCGAAAAGGAGGTTCCATGGTACGGAATTGAGCAAGAATACACCTTGTTGCAAAAGGATGTCAACTGGCCTTTAGGCTGGCCACTAGGTGGTTTCCCCGGTCCGCAG gggCCGTACTACTGTGGTATTGGTGCTGATAAGGCTTTTGGACGTGATATTGTCGATGCTCACTACAAGGCTTGTCTTTATGCTGGCATCAATATTAGTGGTATAAACGGCGAGGTTATGCCCGGCCAG TGGGAATTTCAAGTAGGACCTGCTGTAGGCATCTCTGCAGGTGACGAATTGTGGGTCGCTCGTTACATTCTTGAG AGGATTACTGAGATTGCTGGGGTGGTAGTTACATTCGACCCCAAGCCAATTCCG GGTGACTGGAACGGTGCTGGTGCTCACACGAATTATAG CACAAAATCCATGAGGGAAGACGGAGGTTATGAAGTAATCAAGAAAGCTATCGAGAAATTGGGTAAAAAGCACAGAGAACACATTGCAGCATATGGTGATGGCAATGAACGTCGTCTCACTGGTCGTCATGAAACTGCCGATATCAACAATTTCTTATGG GGTGTTGCAAACCGCGGAGCATCTATTCGTGTTGGAAGGGAAACAGAGAAAGATGGAAAAGGCTACTTTGAGGACCGAAGGCCGTCCTCAAATATGGATCCGTACGTGGTGACATCGATGATCGCTGAGACTACACTTCTGTGA
- the LOC139861191 gene encoding glutamine synthetase-like isoform X2: protein MDVRSKARTLSGPVDDPKKLPKWNYDGSSTGQALGEDSEVILYPQAIFKDPFRRGNNILVMCDAYFPSGEPIPTNTRYAAAKIFSKPEVEKEVPWYGIEQEYTLLQKDVNWPLGWPLGGFPGPQGPYYCGIGADKAFGRDIVDAHYKACLYAGINISGINGEVMPGQWEFQVGPAVGISAGDELWVARYILERITEIAGVVVTFDPKPIPGDWNGAGAHTNYSTKSMREDGGYEVIKKAIEKLGKKHREHIAAYGDGNERRLTGRHETADINNFLWGVANRGASIRVGRETEKDGKGYFEDRRPSSNMDPYVVTSMIAETTLL, encoded by the exons ATGGATGTTAGAAGTAAAGCAAGA ACTCTTTCAGGACCAGTGGATGACCCTAAGAAGCTGCCAAAATGGAACTATGATGGCTCTTCAACAGGGCAAGCCCTTGGTGAGGACAGTGAAGTCATTCTATA CCCACAAGCCATATTTAAGGATCCATTCAGAAGGGGCAACAATATCTTG GTGATGTGCGATGCTTACTTTCCCTCCGGCGAGCCTATTCCCACTAACACGAGATATGCTGCTGCTAAAATCTTCAGTAAACCAGAAGTCGAAAAGGAGGTTCCATGGTACGGAATTGAGCAAGAATACACCTTGTTGCAAAAGGATGTCAACTGGCCTTTAGGCTGGCCACTAGGTGGTTTCCCCGGTCCGCAG gggCCGTACTACTGTGGTATTGGTGCTGATAAGGCTTTTGGACGTGATATTGTCGATGCTCACTACAAGGCTTGTCTTTATGCTGGCATCAATATTAGTGGTATAAACGGCGAGGTTATGCCCGGCCAG TGGGAATTTCAAGTAGGACCTGCTGTAGGCATCTCTGCAGGTGACGAATTGTGGGTCGCTCGTTACATTCTTGAG AGGATTACTGAGATTGCTGGGGTGGTAGTTACATTCGACCCCAAGCCAATTCCG GGTGACTGGAACGGTGCTGGTGCTCACACGAATTATAG CACAAAATCCATGAGGGAAGACGGAGGTTATGAAGTAATCAAGAAAGCTATCGAGAAATTGGGTAAAAAGCACAGAGAACACATTGCAGCATATGGTGATGGCAATGAACGTCGTCTCACTGGTCGTCATGAAACTGCCGATATCAACAATTTCTTATGG GGTGTTGCAAACCGCGGAGCATCTATTCGTGTTGGAAGGGAAACAGAGAAAGATGGAAAAGGCTACTTTGAGGACCGAAGGCCGTCCTCAAATATGGATCCGTACGTGGTGACATCGATGATCGCTGAGACTACACTTCTGTGA